A genomic window from Gemmatimonadaceae bacterium includes:
- the arsB gene encoding ACR3 family arsenite efflux transporter, producing the protein MFGAVRWQPLHPPTRLPVSAPAVVARLSTIDRFLPLWIFAAMATGLGLGRVWPGLGAALDAAQVAGVSVPIGIGLLWMMYPVLAKVKYESIGRHAADTKLLGTSLLLNWVIGPLVMFALAWTFLSDLPEYRNGLILIGLARCIAMVLIWNTLACGSNEIAAVLVALNSVFQILTYSFLGYLFLVTVPGWMGVEGAALDISMGEIAKSVGIFLGIPLFAGWFTRRTLVARRGDGWYERVFLPRIGPTALLGLLYTIVLMFAMQGHRIIEAPLDVARVAVPLTLYFLVMFGLAFWLSKRLGFDYPTTASLSFTAAGNNFELAIAVAIGTFGIASGEALAAVIGPLIEVPVLVALVYVSLWAQRRYFPGALAS; encoded by the coding sequence ATGTTTGGCGCAGTCCGTTGGCAACCGTTGCATCCCCCCACTCGACTTCCCGTGAGCGCTCCCGCCGTCGTCGCCCGCCTGAGCACGATCGATCGCTTCCTGCCGCTGTGGATCTTTGCCGCGATGGCGACTGGCCTTGGCCTCGGCCGCGTCTGGCCGGGGCTCGGCGCCGCGCTCGACGCCGCGCAGGTGGCCGGCGTGTCCGTGCCGATCGGCATCGGCCTGCTGTGGATGATGTATCCCGTCCTCGCCAAGGTGAAATACGAGAGCATCGGGCGGCACGCGGCCGACACCAAGCTGCTGGGCACCTCGCTGCTGCTGAACTGGGTGATCGGGCCGCTGGTGATGTTCGCGCTGGCGTGGACCTTCCTGTCGGACCTGCCGGAGTACCGCAACGGCCTCATCCTCATCGGCCTCGCCCGCTGCATCGCGATGGTGCTCATCTGGAACACGCTGGCCTGCGGGTCGAATGAAATCGCCGCCGTGCTCGTGGCGCTGAACTCGGTGTTCCAGATTCTCACCTATTCGTTCCTCGGGTATCTCTTCCTCGTCACGGTGCCGGGCTGGATGGGCGTCGAGGGGGCGGCGCTGGACATCTCGATGGGCGAGATCGCCAAGAGCGTCGGGATCTTCCTCGGCATCCCGCTCTTTGCCGGCTGGTTCACGCGGCGCACGTTAGTCGCGCGCCGCGGCGACGGCTGGTACGAGCGCGTGTTCCTGCCGCGCATCGGACCGACGGCGCTGCTCGGGCTGCTCTACACGATCGTGCTGATGTTCGCGATGCAGGGGCATCGGATCATCGAGGCGCCGCTGGACGTCGCGCGCGTGGCCGTCCCGCTGACGCTGTACTTCCTCGTGATGTTCGGCCTGGCGTTCTGGCTGTCCAAGCGCCTCGGCTTCGATTACCCGACGACGGCGTCGCTGTCGTTCACGGCGGCGGGCAACAACTTCGAGCTGGCCATCGCGGTGGCCATCGGAACCTTCGGCATCGCCTCCGGTGAGGCGCTGGCGGCGGTGATCGGTCCGCTGATCGAGGTGCCGGTGCTCGTGGCGCTGGTCTACGTGTCGCTCTGGGCGCAGCGCCGCTACTTCCCGGGCGCGCTGGCGTCGTAG
- a CDS encoding carboxypeptidase regulatory-like domain-containing protein, with protein sequence MRRVLTAALLILSLPLGAARAQQAATGRIVGRILDAQTGAGLAAAGIQVVGTTIGTQSGVDGRFTIVGVPAGTVTITVRRIGYAPKTITGLFLEAGRALEQDVTLAQASLELAAQVVTAAAERGSVNEALDQQRNATGIVSSTTQEQIARSPDGDAAKAIQRVSGVTVQDGKSVFVRGLGERYTVTNLNGARLPSPEPEKRFVPLDLFPSNLLQSVNVSKTFTPDLSGDFSGASVDIRTREYPARRQFTFSSSVGFNDAVTGQDVVGAPRVGSEWLGYGGSARNLPTGLASAGAVGQLTSREQINGAINQLRNAWTPTQMTGLPAGSFAASVGGQDPVGGVQVGYLGSFTYSASQDIRRDDYQANPIQRDGRPEVLESWRGEGTSQSTTWGGLMNFSSLVTPRTLLSWNNTYTRSSDNDARRSNGPAYSFGLAEVERMTLRFVERSIYSSQLKGEHSLTGRQQLDWTASTAGVSRKEPDRSDLVYVQFGGTGDFAWSDGNPDVARRTFGDLTENNLFGAVNYRYQFGDGSDAPLVKVGAAYRTTNRSAFNRQFSIVSTAVPVSDRNRPAEELFDGRFTSGSDDVFNIINVAEDGIYDASERLGAAYLMTEIPIGYRLRVIAGARVEDADISVSTALSNSSRFVSRLQNVDVLPALVLNLQVGSRSQLRASASQTLARPEYRELSPVQYLEMVGGQITRGNADLVRTLIQNYDLKFESFLASGELFSIGVFAKRFDRPIERIDLATGGQPFVSFFNAASATNLGVELEYRKGLGAFVRALEPYAVFSNVTLMQSTIEVGDGASSNTNANRAMMGQAPWVANLGLSRTGKAAGSSATLLYSAVGPRIFAAGTVPFPDVIEQPRHMVDFSLRLPMGERWAWKLDARNLLDAPYRLTQGPVTRESFRSGRQFAMGVSWR encoded by the coding sequence CGCTGGGCGCCGCGCGTGCCCAACAGGCAGCCACCGGACGCATCGTCGGGCGAATCCTCGACGCACAGACGGGGGCAGGCCTCGCCGCCGCCGGCATCCAGGTGGTGGGCACCACCATCGGCACCCAGTCGGGCGTCGACGGCCGCTTCACGATCGTCGGCGTTCCCGCCGGTACCGTGACGATCACGGTGCGCCGCATCGGCTACGCGCCAAAGACCATCACGGGGCTGTTCCTCGAGGCCGGCAGGGCGCTCGAGCAGGACGTGACGCTCGCGCAGGCCTCGCTGGAGCTGGCAGCGCAGGTCGTGACCGCCGCCGCCGAGCGCGGCTCGGTGAACGAGGCGCTGGACCAACAGCGCAACGCGACCGGCATCGTGAGTTCCACGACGCAGGAGCAGATCGCGCGCAGCCCGGACGGCGACGCCGCCAAGGCCATCCAGCGCGTCTCGGGCGTGACCGTGCAGGACGGCAAGAGCGTGTTCGTGCGCGGCCTCGGCGAGCGCTACACCGTGACCAACCTGAACGGTGCGCGCCTGCCGAGCCCGGAACCGGAGAAGCGCTTCGTGCCGCTCGACCTGTTTCCGTCGAACCTGCTGCAGTCGGTGAACGTCTCCAAGACCTTTACGCCCGACCTGTCGGGTGACTTTTCCGGCGCGTCCGTGGACATCCGCACGCGCGAGTATCCGGCGCGTCGGCAGTTCACGTTCTCGTCGTCGGTGGGCTTCAACGACGCCGTCACCGGACAGGACGTCGTCGGGGCACCGCGGGTCGGGTCGGAGTGGCTCGGCTACGGCGGCTCGGCTCGCAACCTGCCGACCGGGCTGGCCTCGGCCGGCGCCGTCGGCCAGCTGACGAGCCGCGAGCAGATCAACGGCGCCATCAACCAGCTCCGCAACGCGTGGACGCCGACGCAGATGACGGGCTTGCCGGCGGGATCCTTCGCCGCGTCGGTGGGCGGGCAGGACCCGGTCGGCGGCGTGCAGGTCGGCTACCTCGGCTCCTTCACGTACTCGGCATCGCAGGACATCCGTCGCGACGACTACCAGGCGAACCCGATCCAGCGCGACGGCCGCCCGGAAGTCCTGGAGTCCTGGCGTGGCGAGGGCACGTCCCAGAGCACGACCTGGGGCGGCCTGATGAACTTTAGCTCGCTGGTCACGCCGCGCACGCTGCTGTCGTGGAACAACACCTACACGCGCAGCTCCGACAACGATGCGCGGCGCAGCAACGGCCCGGCCTACAGCTTCGGCCTCGCCGAGGTGGAGCGGATGACGCTGCGCTTCGTGGAGCGCTCGATTTACTCCTCGCAGCTCAAGGGCGAGCACTCGCTCACCGGCCGCCAGCAGTTGGACTGGACGGCCTCGACGGCCGGCGTGTCGCGCAAGGAGCCGGACCGCTCGGACCTCGTGTACGTGCAGTTCGGCGGCACGGGCGACTTTGCCTGGAGTGACGGCAACCCCGACGTGGCGCGCCGCACCTTCGGCGACCTCACGGAGAACAACCTCTTCGGGGCGGTGAACTACCGCTACCAGTTCGGTGACGGCTCGGATGCACCGCTGGTGAAGGTCGGCGCGGCGTACCGCACGACGAACCGCTCGGCGTTCAACCGCCAGTTCTCGATCGTCTCGACGGCGGTGCCGGTGTCGGATCGTAACCGGCCGGCGGAGGAGCTCTTCGACGGGCGCTTCACGTCAGGCAGCGACGACGTCTTCAACATCATCAACGTGGCCGAGGACGGCATCTACGACGCCAGCGAGCGCCTCGGCGCGGCGTACCTGATGACGGAGATCCCGATCGGCTACCGCCTGCGCGTGATCGCCGGCGCCCGGGTCGAGGATGCGGACATCAGCGTCAGCACGGCACTCTCGAACTCCTCGCGCTTCGTGTCTCGCCTGCAGAACGTGGACGTGCTGCCGGCGTTGGTACTCAACCTGCAGGTCGGCTCGCGCTCGCAGTTGCGCGCCTCGGCCTCGCAGACGCTGGCCCGTCCCGAGTACCGCGAGCTCTCCCCGGTGCAGTACCTCGAGATGGTCGGTGGCCAGATCACCCGCGGCAACGCCGACCTCGTCCGGACGCTGATCCAGAACTACGACCTCAAGTTCGAGTCCTTCCTCGCCAGCGGCGAGCTGTTCAGCATCGGCGTCTTCGCCAAGCGCTTCGACCGGCCGATCGAGCGGATCGACCTGGCCACGGGGGGCCAGCCCTTCGTGTCGTTCTTCAATGCCGCCTCGGCTACGAACCTCGGCGTGGAGTTGGAGTACCGGAAGGGCCTCGGGGCGTTCGTGCGGGCGCTGGAGCCGTACGCCGTGTTCTCCAACGTGACCCTGATGCAGTCGACGATCGAGGTCGGCGACGGGGCCTCGTCGAACACGAATGCCAATCGTGCGATGATGGGGCAGGCGCCGTGGGTGGCGAACCTTGGCCTCTCGCGCACGGGCAAGGCCGCCGGGAGCTCGGCCACGCTGCTCTACTCGGCCGTCGGCCCGCGCATCTTCGCCGCCGGCACGGTGCCGTTCCCGGACGTGATCGAGCAGCCGCGGCATATGGTGGACTTCTCGCTGCGCCTGCCGATGGGCGAGCGCTGGGCGTGGAAGCTCGACGCCCGCAACCTGCTCGACGCGCCGTATCGCCTGACGCAGGGTCCGGTGACGCGCGAGTCGTTCCGCTCCGGGCGGCAGTTCGCGATGGGTGTGTCCTGGCGCTGA
- a CDS encoding fibronectin type III domain-containing protein — translation MSISLSRWALRLSAVAGIAMLAACSDDGPSGPVALVAPTGVSVTALSPTSVQITWSAVNGAGAYEVERAPGTSGGTFVQVSVTTALTYTDATLDAETDYRYRVRAVRTGENGPYAAESGVRTPDRPIVQVTADITTNTTWVNDNVYQLTKIVSVANGATLTIEAGTRVIGGNITAGTAPPVTALMVLRGSRIEAVGTADDPIIFTSSAAAGNRFPGDWGGVILVGNARSNRTGRTVVEGPAPADTVSWNGGNLDNDNSGSMVYTRVEFAGAAAILNVELNSYSMYAVGSATRFEYNQAIRGLDDMFEWFGGTVDGRYLVSYESGDDHFDAAEGYRGRVQYIIALQTGPRVSPRPGNPGALSGEQNGFEIDGCGSAAGTCAAGFNSTPYSMPVFANYTIIGPGPGVLPVRPNGDGGVGMLVRRGTGGVFMNGVVGRWPEAGLSVFDPETSTRITEDSLNIVNTLFIDNPRTFDTTGMTNRFGTADRFTTSNLETSADAAHTLFVSLPTAATTISNGFNFDWRPAAVSALRTGGTGATLPGLIPNRVSNFFGGTLAGTTFRGAVQPDVATPWYSGWTTYFRN, via the coding sequence ATGTCCATCTCCCTCTCGCGCTGGGCGCTGCGGCTCTCCGCCGTCGCCGGCATCGCGATGCTCGCTGCTTGCAGCGACGACGGTCCGTCCGGACCGGTCGCCCTGGTCGCCCCGACCGGCGTGTCGGTCACGGCCCTGAGCCCGACCAGCGTGCAGATCACCTGGTCCGCCGTGAACGGCGCGGGCGCGTACGAGGTGGAGCGCGCCCCCGGCACCAGCGGCGGCACCTTCGTGCAGGTCAGCGTCACGACCGCGCTGACGTACACCGACGCGACGCTCGACGCCGAGACGGACTATCGCTACCGCGTGCGCGCGGTGCGCACGGGCGAGAACGGCCCGTACGCGGCCGAGTCCGGCGTGCGGACCCCGGACCGCCCGATCGTGCAGGTGACGGCTGACATCACGACGAACACCACCTGGGTCAACGACAACGTCTACCAGCTGACCAAGATCGTCTCGGTGGCCAATGGCGCGACGCTGACCATCGAGGCCGGCACGCGCGTCATCGGCGGCAACATCACCGCCGGCACCGCGCCGCCGGTGACGGCGCTGATGGTGCTGCGCGGCTCGCGCATCGAGGCCGTGGGCACGGCCGACGATCCGATCATCTTCACGTCGTCGGCGGCCGCCGGCAACCGCTTCCCGGGTGACTGGGGCGGCGTCATCCTCGTCGGCAACGCGCGCTCCAACCGCACCGGCCGTACCGTGGTCGAGGGTCCGGCGCCGGCCGACACGGTCAGCTGGAACGGCGGGAACCTCGACAACGACAACTCGGGCTCGATGGTCTACACCCGCGTCGAGTTCGCGGGTGCGGCGGCCATCCTGAACGTGGAACTCAACTCCTACTCGATGTACGCCGTCGGAAGCGCCACGCGCTTCGAGTACAACCAGGCCATCCGTGGCCTCGACGATATGTTCGAGTGGTTCGGCGGCACGGTGGACGGCCGCTACCTGGTGTCCTACGAGTCGGGTGACGACCACTTCGACGCCGCGGAGGGCTACCGCGGCCGCGTGCAGTACATCATCGCCCTGCAGACCGGCCCCCGCGTCTCGCCGCGCCCCGGCAACCCGGGCGCGCTCTCCGGCGAGCAGAACGGCTTCGAGATCGACGGCTGCGGCTCGGCGGCAGGCACCTGCGCGGCCGGCTTCAACTCCACGCCGTACTCGATGCCGGTGTTCGCCAACTACACCATCATCGGCCCGGGCCCGGGCGTGCTGCCGGTGCGTCCGAACGGCGACGGTGGCGTCGGGATGCTGGTCCGCCGCGGTACCGGCGGCGTCTTTATGAACGGCGTGGTCGGCCGCTGGCCCGAGGCCGGACTCTCGGTCTTCGATCCGGAGACCAGCACCCGCATCACGGAAGACTCGCTGAACATCGTCAACACCCTGTTCATCGATAACCCGCGCACCTTCGACACCACTGGGATGACGAACCGCTTCGGCACGGCGGACCGCTTCACGACCAGCAATCTGGAGACGTCGGCTGATGCGGCGCACACGCTGTTCGTCAGCCTGCCGACCGCGGCGACCACGATCAGCAACGGCTTCAACTTCGACTGGCGCCCGGCCGCCGTTTCGGCGCTGCGCACCGGCGGCACCGGAGCCACGCTCCCCGGGTTGATCCCGAATCGCGTCAGCAACTTCTTCGGCGGCACGCTGGCCGGCACGACCTTCCGCGGCGCGGTCCAGCCCGATGTGGCCACGCCCTGGTACAGCGGCTGGACGACGTACTTCCGAAACTAG
- a CDS encoding Ppx/GppA family phosphatase: protein MTLPKSTEGPYRPVRDEREQRIAAIDIGSNSIRQIVADVSPDGTIRVVDELKAAPRLGAGLAKHGRLDESHVNEAVEALGRMATLARQIGTKRIEAVATSAVRDAANGQAFLSRVRRETGLRVRILDGEEEARLAFRSALAHFELGVGRSVVMDIGGGSLELALAAEGLVERLLTFPFGAIRMTERFLSDRDGPKGVKKLRKHVREAIRKALPVRDWRGAEVIGSGGTFTNLAGMFLARQGIRVRSVHGTRIPRHELEHILEQLSAMTPEERIEVEGLNPGRRDIIVAGLAVAAEVLARVEPRELTASGYGIREGLLLETARVKAVIADPGEARARSVLAFAERCHYEAPHSQQVRTLALQLFDAIGARLGCDASERQTLADAALLHDVGYHINYQGHHKHSFHLIQHADLLGIPPDEQMVIAHVARYHRGSEPKRKHTAYWALDRETRERVRRLSAILRVADGFDRGHVRAVEKLKVRWLERAMRITPVPRRTNAPLRLELWGASRKAGLLAEVAGAPVEVVGPDGAVYGPDDADAA from the coding sequence GTGACCCTGCCGAAGTCGACCGAGGGCCCGTACCGCCCCGTCCGCGACGAGCGCGAGCAGCGCATCGCCGCCATCGACATCGGCTCCAACTCCATCCGCCAGATCGTCGCCGACGTCTCGCCGGACGGCACGATCCGCGTCGTGGACGAGCTCAAGGCAGCACCGCGCCTGGGTGCCGGCCTCGCCAAGCACGGACGCCTCGATGAGTCGCACGTGAACGAAGCCGTCGAGGCGCTGGGTCGGATGGCTACGCTGGCGCGGCAGATCGGGACCAAGCGCATCGAAGCCGTCGCCACCAGCGCCGTGCGCGACGCCGCCAACGGACAGGCCTTCCTCAGCCGCGTGCGCCGCGAGACCGGCCTGCGCGTGCGCATCCTCGACGGCGAGGAAGAAGCGCGGCTCGCCTTCCGCTCGGCGCTGGCGCACTTCGAACTGGGCGTCGGACGCTCGGTAGTGATGGACATCGGCGGCGGATCGCTGGAACTCGCGCTGGCGGCCGAAGGCCTTGTCGAGCGACTGCTCACCTTCCCTTTCGGCGCCATCCGGATGACGGAGCGATTCCTCTCCGACCGCGACGGCCCCAAGGGCGTGAAGAAGCTGCGCAAGCACGTGCGCGAGGCCATCCGCAAGGCGCTGCCGGTGCGCGATTGGCGCGGCGCCGAGGTGATCGGCTCCGGCGGCACGTTCACGAACCTCGCGGGGATGTTCCTCGCGCGGCAAGGCATTCGCGTGCGCAGCGTCCACGGCACGCGCATCCCGCGGCACGAGCTGGAGCACATCCTCGAGCAGCTCAGCGCGATGACGCCGGAGGAGCGCATCGAGGTCGAAGGCCTGAATCCCGGCCGCAGGGACATCATTGTCGCGGGTCTCGCGGTGGCGGCGGAAGTGCTGGCCCGCGTGGAACCGCGCGAGCTCACGGCCAGCGGCTACGGCATCCGCGAGGGACTGCTGCTCGAGACGGCCCGGGTGAAGGCGGTGATCGCCGACCCCGGCGAGGCGCGGGCTCGCTCGGTGCTGGCCTTCGCCGAGCGCTGCCACTACGAGGCGCCGCACTCGCAGCAGGTGCGTACGCTGGCCCTGCAGCTCTTCGATGCCATCGGCGCGCGACTCGGCTGCGATGCCTCCGAGCGCCAGACGCTGGCCGACGCCGCGTTGCTGCACGACGTCGGGTACCACATCAACTACCAGGGCCACCACAAGCATTCGTTCCATCTCATCCAGCACGCCGACCTGCTCGGCATCCCGCCGGACGAGCAGATGGTGATCGCCCACGTGGCGCGCTACCACCGCGGCAGCGAACCCAAGCGCAAGCACACGGCCTACTGGGCGCTGGACCGCGAGACGCGCGAGCGCGTACGACGGCTCAGCGCGATCCTCCGCGTGGCCGATGGCTTCGATCGCGGACACGTCCGCGCGGTGGAGAAGCTCAAGGTGCGGTGGCTGGAGCGCGCGATGCGCATCACGCCGGTGCCGCGGCGCACCAACGCGCCGTTGCGCCTCGAACTCTGGGGCGCGAGCCGCAAGGCCGGCCTGCTCGCGGAAGTGGCCGGCGCGCCGGTGGAGGTCGTGGGGCCCGACGGCGCGGTGTACGGACCTGACGACGCAGACGCCGCCTGA
- the pstS gene encoding phosphate ABC transporter substrate-binding protein PstS, which translates to MQPPRSTGVLRTVAFAWLGVLAGFAIGVEWIRSRPTPPQPSGGIDLVGAGATFPYPLYRRWFADYGRRSGVRINYFSVGSTEGIRMLLAGEADFGAADRPLTAEEQARSFCGPLAIPMVAGAVAVAYRVPGLSAPLRLDADVLARIFTGRISRWDDAALVALNPGVTLPSLPIRVVQRARVTGTSALFAQYLEQSAHWRAAGSARALTSAAAQVEGNEGITAAIATQAGAIGVVEQTYAAQAGLAVAALRNASGAFVLPSATSAAAAVAELLSPTASDTALGAIGASGAAAYPAVGVTRIIADAALGDATKAAHFIAFARWALDDGARMAGELGYAALPTAVANRQRQRLAALRPGTCPTPRSP; encoded by the coding sequence GTGCAGCCCCCCCGCTCCACCGGCGTCCTGCGCACCGTCGCCTTCGCTTGGCTCGGCGTCCTGGCTGGCTTCGCCATCGGCGTGGAGTGGATCCGCTCCCGCCCGACCCCGCCGCAGCCGTCGGGCGGCATCGACCTCGTCGGGGCGGGCGCGACGTTTCCGTATCCGTTGTACCGCCGCTGGTTCGCCGACTACGGCCGGCGCTCGGGCGTGCGGATCAACTACTTCTCCGTCGGCAGCACCGAAGGCATCCGGATGCTGCTCGCCGGCGAGGCGGACTTTGGCGCGGCCGACCGACCGCTGACGGCGGAGGAGCAGGCCCGCAGCTTCTGCGGGCCGCTCGCGATCCCGATGGTGGCCGGTGCCGTGGCCGTGGCCTATCGCGTCCCCGGACTCTCCGCCCCGCTGCGCTTGGACGCCGACGTACTCGCCCGAATCTTCACCGGCCGCATCTCACGCTGGGACGACGCCGCGCTGGTGGCGCTCAATCCCGGCGTGACGCTGCCGTCCCTACCCATCCGCGTGGTTCAGCGCGCACGGGTCACGGGCACCAGCGCACTGTTCGCGCAGTACCTGGAACAGAGCGCGCATTGGCGCGCCGCCGGCAGCGCGCGCGCCCTGACGTCGGCGGCGGCACAGGTCGAGGGCAACGAAGGCATCACGGCGGCCATCGCCACGCAGGCCGGCGCGATCGGCGTGGTGGAGCAGACGTACGCGGCGCAGGCCGGCCTCGCCGTGGCGGCGTTGCGCAATGCCAGCGGAGCCTTCGTGCTCCCAAGCGCGACGTCCGCCGCGGCCGCCGTCGCCGAGCTGCTTTCGCCCACCGCCAGTGACACGGCATTGGGCGCCATCGGCGCTAGCGGTGCCGCGGCCTACCCGGCCGTCGGCGTCACGCGCATCATCGCAGACGCGGCGCTCGGTGACGCGACCAAGGCGGCGCACTTCATCGCCTTTGCGCGCTGGGCGCTCGACGATGGCGCCCGGATGGCCGGGGAACTAGGCTACGCAGCACTGCCAACTGCGGTCGCCAACCGCCAGCGGCAACGCCTCGCCGCGCTGCGCCCCGGAACCTGCCCCACACCCCGCTCGCCGTGA